A single Klebsiella variicola DNA region contains:
- a CDS encoding Rpn family recombination-promoting nuclease/putative transposase yields the protein MAETATPHDAVFKTFLSRVETARDFIELHLPSSLIQICKLDTLRLESGSFLEDDLRPYYSDILYSLETTRGAGYVHVLIEHQSAPDKLMAFRLMRYAVAAMQRHLESGHKTLPLVIPILFYQGRRSPYPWSMRWLDNFADPETARQLYSGAFPLVDITVIPDDDIMQHRSMAALTLVQKHIRQRDMAQLLDKLTHLLLLEQMSGQQITVLVNYMAQAGDAEDTRTLLYGLAQRVPQHGGLLMTLAETWLAEGMEKGVQQGIKEGKHQALLQVAEAMRKRGIDDAAIMEMTGLAEDELQRLRH from the coding sequence ATGGCGGAAACGGCGACTCCTCATGATGCGGTATTTAAAACCTTTCTCTCGCGGGTAGAGACGGCGCGCGATTTTATCGAGCTCCACCTGCCTTCGTCGTTAATACAGATCTGCAAACTGGATACCCTGCGTCTGGAATCCGGCAGCTTTCTCGAAGACGATCTCAGGCCTTACTACAGCGATATCCTTTATTCGCTGGAAACCACCCGCGGTGCGGGCTATGTCCATGTTCTGATCGAGCACCAGAGCGCACCTGATAAGCTGATGGCCTTTCGCTTAATGCGCTATGCTGTCGCCGCCATGCAGCGGCACCTGGAGAGCGGCCATAAAACGCTGCCTCTGGTTATCCCTATTCTCTTTTATCAGGGACGACGCAGCCCCTATCCCTGGTCGATGCGCTGGCTGGATAATTTTGCCGATCCTGAGACCGCCCGCCAGCTCTATAGCGGGGCGTTTCCGCTGGTCGATATCACGGTGATCCCCGACGACGACATCATGCAGCACCGCAGCATGGCAGCCCTGACGCTGGTGCAAAAGCACATCCGCCAGCGCGATATGGCGCAATTGCTGGATAAGTTGACCCATCTCTTACTGCTGGAGCAGATGAGCGGACAACAAATCACCGTATTGGTAAACTATATGGCTCAGGCAGGAGATGCCGAGGATACTCGGACACTCTTGTACGGACTGGCACAGCGCGTGCCGCAGCATGGAGGATTACTGATGACGCTGGCGGAAACATGGCTTGCAGAAGGTATGGAGAAAGGCGTACAGCAGGGCATAAAAGAAGGTAAACACCAGGCCTTGCTGCAGGTTGCCGAAGCAATGCGCAAACGTGGTATTGATGACGCAGCTATTATGGAAATGACCGGTCTGGCTGAGGATGAGCTGCAGCGGCTTCGCCACTGA
- the rhtC gene encoding threonine export protein RhtC — protein MLMLFLTVALVHIIALMSPGPDFFFVSQTAISRSRREAMMGVLGITCGVMIWAGVALLGLNLILAQMAWLHNIIMVGGGLYLCWMGYQMLRGALKKEAVASAEPQVELARSGRSFVKGLLTNLANPKAIIYFGSVFSLFVGDSVGAGARWGIFLLIIVETLAWFMVVASLFALPGMRRGYQRMAKWIDGIAGTLFAGFGIHLIISR, from the coding sequence ATGCTGATGCTTTTCCTCACCGTGGCGCTGGTGCATATCATTGCGCTGATGAGCCCGGGGCCGGACTTTTTCTTTGTCTCACAAACGGCCATCAGCCGCTCGCGCAGAGAGGCGATGATGGGTGTGCTGGGGATCACCTGCGGCGTCATGATCTGGGCGGGGGTTGCCCTGCTCGGCCTGAACCTGATCCTCGCGCAGATGGCGTGGCTGCATAACATCATCATGGTCGGTGGCGGCCTGTATCTGTGCTGGATGGGCTACCAGATGCTGCGCGGCGCGCTGAAAAAAGAGGCGGTGGCCTCGGCGGAGCCGCAGGTGGAGCTGGCCCGCAGCGGACGCAGCTTCGTGAAGGGACTGCTGACCAATCTGGCGAATCCGAAAGCGATCATCTACTTCGGCTCGGTGTTCTCGCTGTTCGTGGGTGACAGCGTCGGCGCTGGTGCGCGCTGGGGTATTTTCCTGCTGATTATCGTCGAGACGCTGGCCTGGTTTATGGTGGTTGCCAGCCTGTTCGCCCTGCCGGGGATGCGCCGCGGCTATCAGCGGATGGCGAAGTGGATCGATGGTATCGCCGGTACGCTGTTTGCGGGCTTCGGCATCCACCTGATTATCTCGCGTTAA
- the recQ gene encoding ATP-dependent DNA helicase RecQ yields the protein MAQAEVLNQESLAKQVLQETFGYQQFRPGQETIIETVLEGRDCLVVMPTGGGKSLCYQVPALVMGGLTVVVSPLISLMKDQVDQLLANGVAAACLNSTQSREQQQEVMAGCRSGQVRLLYIAPERLMLDNFLEHLANWNLAMLAVDEAHCISQWGHDFRPEYAALGQLRQRMPQIPFMALTATADDTTRRDIVRLLGLNDPLIQVSSFDRPNIRYMLMEKFKPLDQLMRYVQDQRGKSGIIYCNSRSKVEDTAARLQSRGISAAAYHAGLENAVRADVQEKFQRDDLQIVVATVAFGMGINKPNVRFVVHFDIPRNIESYYQETGRAGRDGLPAEAMLFYDPADMAWLRRCLEEKPAGPLQDIERHKLNAMGAFAEAQTCRRLVLLNYFGEGRQEPCGNCDICLDPPKQYDGLMDARKALSTIYRVNQRFGMGYVVEVLRGANNQRIRDMGHDKLPVYGIGREQSHEHWVSVIRQLIHLGLVTQNIAQHSALQLTEAARPVLRGEVPLQLAVPRIVALKPKAMQKSFGGNYDRKLFAKLRKLRKAIADEENIPPYVVFNDATLIEMAEQSPLTAGEMLSVNGVGTRKLERFGKEFMALIRAHVDGDDE from the coding sequence GTGGCACAGGCGGAAGTATTAAATCAGGAATCGCTGGCGAAGCAGGTTTTACAAGAGACCTTCGGCTACCAGCAGTTCCGTCCTGGCCAGGAAACGATTATCGAGACGGTGCTTGAGGGCCGGGACTGCCTGGTGGTCATGCCGACCGGTGGCGGCAAGTCGCTGTGCTATCAGGTGCCGGCGCTGGTCATGGGCGGTCTGACAGTCGTGGTCTCACCCCTGATCTCGCTGATGAAAGACCAGGTCGATCAACTGCTGGCCAACGGCGTGGCGGCGGCTTGTCTGAACTCGACGCAAAGCCGCGAGCAGCAGCAGGAAGTGATGGCCGGCTGTCGCAGCGGGCAGGTTCGTCTGCTGTATATCGCGCCGGAACGGTTGATGCTGGATAACTTTCTTGAGCATCTGGCGAACTGGAACCTGGCGATGCTGGCGGTAGACGAAGCGCACTGTATCTCCCAGTGGGGCCATGACTTCCGTCCGGAATATGCCGCGCTGGGCCAGCTGCGCCAGCGGATGCCGCAGATCCCGTTTATGGCGTTGACCGCCACCGCCGATGACACCACCCGCCGCGATATCGTCCGTCTGCTCGGGCTTAACGATCCGCTGATTCAGGTCAGCAGCTTCGACCGTCCAAACATCCGCTATATGCTGATGGAGAAATTCAAACCGCTCGACCAGTTGATGCGCTACGTTCAGGATCAGCGCGGCAAATCGGGCATCATCTACTGCAACAGCCGCTCGAAAGTGGAAGATACCGCCGCGCGTCTGCAGAGCCGCGGCATCAGCGCGGCGGCTTACCATGCTGGTCTGGAAAACGCCGTTCGCGCCGACGTGCAGGAGAAATTCCAGCGCGACGATCTGCAGATCGTGGTGGCGACGGTGGCCTTCGGGATGGGTATCAACAAGCCGAACGTCCGCTTTGTGGTGCACTTCGATATCCCGCGCAATATTGAATCTTACTACCAGGAAACCGGCCGCGCCGGGCGTGATGGCCTGCCGGCGGAAGCGATGCTGTTTTACGATCCGGCGGATATGGCGTGGCTGCGCCGCTGTCTGGAAGAAAAGCCCGCCGGACCGCTACAGGATATCGAGCGGCATAAGCTGAATGCGATGGGGGCGTTTGCTGAAGCGCAAACCTGCCGTCGTCTGGTGCTGCTGAACTACTTTGGCGAAGGGCGTCAGGAGCCGTGCGGCAACTGCGATATCTGTCTTGATCCGCCAAAGCAGTACGATGGCTTAATGGATGCGCGCAAGGCGCTTTCAACGATTTACCGGGTGAATCAACGTTTCGGGATGGGTTACGTGGTGGAGGTTCTGCGCGGGGCCAACAACCAGCGCATCCGTGACATGGGCCACGATAAGCTGCCGGTTTACGGTATCGGCCGGGAGCAGAGTCACGAGCACTGGGTGAGCGTGATCCGCCAACTGATTCACCTTGGGCTGGTGACGCAGAATATCGCCCAGCACTCCGCACTGCAGCTGACCGAAGCCGCACGACCGGTGCTGCGCGGCGAGGTGCCGCTGCAGCTTGCCGTACCGCGTATCGTGGCGCTGAAGCCGAAGGCGATGCAGAAATCCTTTGGCGGCAATTACGACCGCAAGCTGTTTGCCAAGCTGCGCAAATTGCGTAAAGCGATCGCCGACGAAGAGAATATCCCGCCATACGTGGTCTTCAACGACGCGACGCTGATCGAGATGGCGGAACAGTCGCCACTCACCGCCGGGGAGATGCTCAGCGTCAACGGCGTGGGGACGCGTAAACTTGAGCGCTTCGGTAAAGAATTCATGGCATTGATACGCGCTCATGTCGATGGTGATGATGAGTAG
- the pldA gene encoding phospholipase A, translating into MRISLACLVALCALPAGVMAQDASVHDKPAVRGSIIANLLQDHDNPFLLYPYESNYLLYTWTSDLNKEAIRSYDWAENARKDEVKFQLSLAFPLWRGILGDNSLLGASYTQKSWWQLSNSKESAPFRETNYEPQLFLGFATDYQFAGWTLRDIEMGYNHDSNGRSDPTSRSWNRLYARLMAQNGNWLVEVKPWYVVGNTDDNPDITKYMGYYRLKVGYQLGEAILSAQGQYNWNTGYGGAELGVSYPITKHVRAYTQIYSGYGESLIDYNFNQTRVGVGLMLNDLF; encoded by the coding sequence ATGCGTATCTCTTTGGCCTGCCTGGTGGCGTTGTGCGCGCTACCGGCCGGTGTTATGGCGCAGGATGCGTCGGTTCACGACAAACCGGCAGTGCGCGGCAGCATTATCGCCAACCTGCTCCAGGACCATGATAATCCTTTCCTGCTCTACCCTTATGAGAGCAACTATCTGCTCTACACATGGACCAGCGACCTCAATAAAGAGGCGATCCGCAGCTATGACTGGGCCGAAAATGCCCGTAAAGATGAAGTGAAATTTCAGCTGAGTCTGGCGTTCCCGCTGTGGCGCGGCATCCTGGGCGATAATTCGCTGCTCGGCGCATCGTACACCCAGAAATCCTGGTGGCAGCTCTCCAACAGCAAAGAGTCGGCGCCGTTTCGCGAAACCAATTACGAACCCCAGCTGTTTTTGGGCTTTGCGACCGACTACCAGTTTGCCGGCTGGACGCTGCGTGACATCGAGATGGGGTATAACCACGACTCGAATGGTCGTTCCGACCCCACCTCGCGCAGCTGGAACCGGCTTTACGCCCGCCTGATGGCGCAAAACGGCAACTGGCTGGTGGAAGTGAAGCCCTGGTATGTGGTGGGCAACACCGATGATAACCCGGATATCACCAAATATATGGGCTATTACCGGCTGAAGGTGGGCTACCAGCTGGGAGAGGCGATCCTCAGCGCGCAGGGGCAATATAACTGGAACACCGGCTATGGCGGGGCGGAGCTCGGCGTGAGCTATCCCATTACCAAACATGTTCGCGCCTATACGCAGATCTACAGCGGTTACGGCGAATCGCTTATCGACTACAACTTTAATCAAACGCGCGTCGGCGTCGGGCTAATGCTCAACGATCTGTTTTAA
- the yigI gene encoding acyl-CoA thioesterase YigI, with translation MSELTAEAALKLVGEIFVYHMPFNRALGLELERYEKAFAQLSFNNQPMMVGNWAQSILHGGVIASALDVAAGLVCVGSTLTRHDTINEEELRQRLSRMGTIDLRVDYLRPGRGERFTATSSLLRAGNKVAVARVELHNEAQVYIASATATYMVG, from the coding sequence ATGTCTGAACTTACTGCCGAAGCAGCGCTGAAACTGGTGGGGGAGATTTTCGTCTATCACATGCCGTTTAACCGTGCCCTCGGTCTCGAACTGGAGCGCTATGAAAAGGCGTTTGCCCAGCTCAGCTTTAATAATCAGCCGATGATGGTCGGCAACTGGGCGCAGAGTATTTTGCATGGCGGAGTGATCGCCTCCGCGCTGGACGTCGCCGCTGGCCTGGTCTGCGTCGGCAGCACCCTCACCCGCCATGACACCATCAACGAAGAAGAGCTGCGTCAACGCCTCTCCCGCATGGGAACCATCGACCTGCGCGTAGACTACCTGCGTCCGGGCCGCGGTGAACGGTTTACCGCCACCAGCAGCCTGCTGCGCGCCGGCAATAAAGTGGCGGTAGCCCGCGTGGAACTGCATAACGAAGCTCAGGTCTATATTGCCAGCGCAACGGCCACCTATATGGTGGGTTGA
- the rarD gene encoding EamA family transporter RarD, producing the protein MDAKQTRLGIILALAAYFIWGIAPAYFKLIYYVPADEILTHRVIWSFFFMVALISVSRQWPQVKKLLKTPRKIFLLALSAVLVGGNWLLFIWAVNNHHMLEASLGYFINPLVNILLGMIFLGERFRRLQWLAVILAFCGVLVQLWTFGSLPIIGLGLAFSFAFYGLVRKKIAVDAQTGMLVETLWLLPVAAIWLFGITDSPTSHMGENPWSLNLLLMAAGVVTTIPLLCFTGAATRLRLSTLGFFQYIGPTLMFLLAVTFYGEVPGKDKMVTFGFIWVALAVFIVDALYTQRRLRRG; encoded by the coding sequence ATGGATGCGAAACAGACGCGGTTGGGGATCATTCTGGCCCTCGCCGCCTACTTTATCTGGGGTATCGCGCCAGCGTACTTCAAACTTATCTACTATGTTCCCGCCGATGAAATTCTGACCCATCGCGTGATCTGGTCCTTCTTCTTCATGGTGGCGCTCATCAGCGTCAGCCGCCAGTGGCCGCAGGTGAAAAAGCTGCTGAAGACGCCGCGCAAGATCTTCCTGCTGGCGCTCTCGGCAGTGCTGGTCGGCGGTAACTGGCTGTTGTTCATCTGGGCGGTGAATAACCACCATATGCTGGAAGCCAGCCTCGGCTACTTTATCAACCCGCTGGTGAATATTTTGTTGGGGATGATTTTCCTCGGCGAACGCTTCCGTCGCCTGCAGTGGCTGGCGGTGATCCTCGCCTTTTGCGGCGTGCTGGTCCAGCTGTGGACCTTTGGTTCGCTGCCGATAATCGGCCTTGGGCTGGCCTTCAGTTTTGCCTTTTACGGTCTGGTGCGGAAGAAAATCGCTGTCGACGCGCAGACCGGCATGCTGGTGGAAACGCTGTGGCTACTGCCGGTGGCGGCAATCTGGCTGTTTGGCATCACTGATAGCCCGACCAGCCATATGGGGGAGAACCCCTGGTCGCTCAATCTGCTGCTGATGGCCGCGGGCGTAGTCACGACCATTCCCCTGCTGTGCTTCACCGGCGCGGCAACGCGCCTGCGGCTCTCCACGCTGGGCTTTTTCCAGTACATCGGCCCAACGCTGATGTTCCTGCTGGCGGTGACGTTCTACGGCGAAGTGCCGGGCAAGGATAAAATGGTGACCTTCGGCTTTATCTGGGTCGCGCTGGCGGTATTTATCGTCGATGCGCTGTATACCCAGCGCCGGCTGCGCAGAGGCTAA
- the corA gene encoding magnesium/cobalt transporter CorA produces the protein MLSAFQLENNRLTRLEADEIKHLASSVWVDLVEPDDDERSRVQTELGQNLATRPELEDIEASARFFEDEDGLHIHSFFFFEDAEDHAGNSTVAFTIREGRLFTLRERELPAFRLYRMRVRNQTLVDGNAYELLLDLFETKIEQLADEIENIYSDLEKLSRVIMEGHQGDEYDEALSTLAELEDIGWKVRLCLMDTQRALNFLVRKARLPAGQLEQAREILRDIESLLPHNESLFQKVNFLMQAAMGFINIEQNRIIKIFSVVSVVFLPPTLVASSYGMNFEFMPELHWSFGYPGAIVFMMLAGLAPYLYFKRKNWL, from the coding sequence ATGCTGAGCGCATTTCAACTGGAAAACAATCGTTTAACGCGCCTGGAAGCCGATGAGATCAAGCACCTCGCCAGCTCGGTGTGGGTCGATCTGGTCGAGCCTGACGACGATGAGCGAAGCCGCGTGCAGACGGAACTGGGTCAGAACCTGGCGACGCGCCCGGAACTGGAAGATATCGAAGCCTCCGCGCGTTTCTTTGAAGATGAAGACGGGTTACACATCCACTCGTTCTTCTTTTTTGAAGATGCGGAAGATCACGCCGGCAACTCTACCGTGGCGTTTACCATCCGCGAAGGCCGCCTGTTCACGCTGCGCGAGCGCGAACTGCCCGCTTTCCGCCTGTACCGTATGCGCGTGCGCAACCAGACGCTGGTCGACGGTAACGCCTACGAACTGCTGCTCGACCTGTTCGAAACCAAAATCGAGCAGCTGGCGGATGAAATTGAAAATATCTACAGCGACCTGGAAAAGCTGAGCCGCGTGATTATGGAAGGCCATCAGGGCGACGAGTACGATGAAGCGCTGTCGACGCTGGCGGAACTGGAAGATATCGGCTGGAAGGTCCGCCTCTGTCTGATGGATACCCAGCGCGCGCTGAACTTCCTCGTGCGTAAGGCGCGCCTGCCGGCGGGCCAGCTGGAACAGGCGCGGGAGATCCTGCGCGATATCGAATCCCTGCTGCCGCACAACGAATCGCTGTTCCAGAAGGTGAACTTCCTGATGCAGGCGGCGATGGGCTTCATCAACATCGAGCAGAACCGCATCATCAAAATTTTCTCGGTGGTCTCGGTAGTGTTCCTGCCGCCAACCCTGGTGGCGTCCAGCTACGGGATGAACTTTGAATTTATGCCTGAGCTGCACTGGAGCTTCGGCTACCCGGGGGCGATCGTCTTTATGATGCTGGCCGGCCTGGCGCCATATCTCTACTTCAAGCGTAAAAACTGGCTGTAA
- the ysgD gene encoding YsgD/CorL family protein, with protein MDTPSRCWLNFLSFRNNS; from the coding sequence TTGGACACACCCAGTAGATGCTGGCTCAACTTCCTGTCATTCAGGAACAACTCCTAA